The following coding sequences lie in one Eleginops maclovinus isolate JMC-PN-2008 ecotype Puerto Natales chromosome 21, JC_Emac_rtc_rv5, whole genome shotgun sequence genomic window:
- the malrd1 gene encoding MAM and LDL-receptor class A domain-containing protein 1 isoform X1, translating into MMLLLAFSLVFTPLCDAVCSAQEFTCSQGLCLPQDYVCDFTDDCGDYSDEKNCSGYKRCDFEDGFCDLIQSSEFGWIRTTEAPGLKQDHTNTSAHFLSLSPGNRTTADLISPVFLPSKTCQVTFYLYVGVDRADPQVLVQTLGQNKEVWKLSEPQRETWQRISITFSSDHSFQVLICGRLPSDSPASEVVAIDDLSFSPGCVTAPESSPPPPPLPVCPPSMFPCSDGECIEESKVCDFTPHCPRGEDEASCPSECDFEGGSCGWYELTLGDGFDWVRGSSVEVPPDYHPPPLDHSTNSTKGHFMFILKNSSSLYPKAVLRGPWFKQSASGCSMSFWHYNSGFSVGAADMYLRIDGDQNQTVIWKTFYDQGPRWNPVTVQLGRITQPFQIALGKISLGVFDGVSALDDVTFRNCSMPPAVKACPAHTHFHCTVTKACVEHLQLCDLVDDCGDGSDEQGCSPELQCSFEHGLCSWSQEQSGGDAFDWTRIQGPTPTINTGPWKDHTLGTSSGHYLYIESSSPQEFEDSAVLLSRVFRPTVQRGGRNHCVFRFHYHMFGSHVFCLAVYMRTAAEGRGHMLWVRYGAQGNLWHRKTLYLTSARPFQIVIEGKVGDDFNGDIAIDDLSFLDCEPHDGNLPDANTTIPAVTTPPPTVPPHICPDGQFACGSYRQCVPNSGVCDFRWDCSDGSDELNCVREQCDFEGGDTCGWQSDDSSLNSIHAFRWSPVQGEGIHDGEQNHRPINDHTLGSPEGWYLCADSSNGGYAQTTVLQTPVISSTGPQCTLVFWYHMSGFTVGSLQVLLKYGNTSHEVWSQSGNQGHKWRRGEMFIGIANNFQVVFRAKRGISYMGDVVIDDVSFLHCPPPPPSDQPCTPDQFTCSNRRCIVLDQLCDFINHCGDNSDEDPYICQGFGARCSFEFDLCSWRQSRLDDFDWLIKAGSTSTGGTGPSSDHTLRDPSGHYLYLEGSFPQAAGDSARITGPLLSRRSNQCKVRFYFHMSGEGIGTLSVFRGSKAGLDLLLNLTGDQGHSWQRMEVQLSHEEDFQVVFEGMVGRNQKGDICLDDISLSSGCLLTSSHEEESYTPLPPAGSCPPGLLPCENGGCFTPGQSCDFTEDCSDGSDEKHCGTSCTFEDGRCGWKSSVADNFDWTLGTGSVKSIRPPYDHTLGGERGHFIYLSATPVGLKGDKAHIRSSVWKQSSAICKLSFWYYISNKAWGTIRLLIKTENELWVVWNKTGHQGNRWNRAEVPLRNLRNFQVIFEGIRSMDVNGGASLDDLEFRNCSPDAVQPLSCPALSDFVCDSGHCVESHLVCDGKADCADGSDEKHCGICDFNMGAEWWEYSCGFDQDSEDDFDWMIGCRSETPGAGPPSDHSPGGDGNFLYIRSATQREGDVAKVMTSRPFPASIGLCRLRFWFFMHGSDRMGALKVFTSGPSGSSLLMWAATGNHGNQWRYANVILSNPAAFTVTFQAEAGGDVWTDIALDDVSFTAECRAGGPVTPQPLTCAWDQYQCLYSHQCIPASWRCDGDLDCTDQSDEEECPAVVPGTLPPQDQCYAGQFQCSNAVCLPTVLRCDGVSDCPDGEDENSCPVLQCLLGELLCDSGPGCIPLQKRCDGSADCQPFLSDESSCDECPPQYCLNQGSCYSGRNGPVCMCFPGWTGNRCHVKEKPALSTVTPEPEDTQLDSVYVGIGIGLLLLVAGLSVCTLVLLRKRCCPAKPNNYGVMDNQSCGWRAELPCPETPGCCPRVINPSSSGDARGLSISVYPWKREVEQGSSWRDGKLSFANPLYNYPPDSKSSKA; encoded by the exons atgatgctgctgctggcctTCTCTCTGGTGTTCACCCCGCTGTGTGACGCAGTGTGTTCAGCTCAGGAGTTCACATGCTCTCAGGGCTTGTGTTTGCCTCAGGATTATGTGTGTGACTTCACGGACGACTGTGGAGATTACAGCGATGAGAAGAACT gcTCTGGATATAAGAGGTGTGATTTTGAGGATGGATTCTGTGACCTGATCCAGAGCTCAGAGTTCGGATGGATCAGAACAACTGAGGCTCCTGGACTCAAACAAGACCACACCAACACATCAG CCCACTTCCTGTCCCTTTCCCCCGGAAACAGAACCACTGCAGACCTGATCAGTCCCGTCTTCCTGCCCAGTAAAACCTGCCAG GTGACTTTCTACCTTTATGTCGGGGTGGATCGTGCAGATCCCCAGGTCTTGGTTCAGACACTGGGCCAGAACAAAGAGGTGTGGAAACTCTCAGAACCACAGAGGGAAACGTGGCAGCGGATATCAATTACATTCTCCAGCGATCACAGTTTTCAG GTTTTGATTTGTGGTCGACTTCCTTCTGACAGCCCAGCCTCTGAGGTTGTGGCCATCGATGACCTGTCCTTTAGTCCCGGCTGTGTGACTGCTCCTG AGAGCagtcctcctccgcctcctcttcctgtttgcCCTCCTTCCATGTTTCCCTGCAGCGATGGGGAGTGCATCGAGGAGAGCAAAGTGTGCGACTTCACCCCTCACTGTCCCCGAGGAGAGGACGAAGCAAGCTGCC CCTCTGAGTGTGACTTTGAGGGCGGGTCTTGCGGATGGTATGAGCTCACCCTCGGAGACGGCTTCGACTGGGTCAGAGGTTCTTCTGTGGAGGTTCCTCCCGACTACCACCCGCCCCCTCTGGACCACTCCACCAACAGCACTAAAG GCCATTTCATGTTCATACTGAAGAACAGCAGCAGTCTTTATCCAAAGGCTGTCCTCCGAGGACCCTGGTTCAAGCAGTCGGCCTCCGGGTGTAGCATGAGCTTCTG gCACTATAACTCTGGTTTCTCCGTGGGGGCTGCAGACATGTACCTCCGGATCGACGGAGACCAGAACCAGACGGTGATCTGGAAGACGTTCTACGATCAGGGTCCCCGCTGGAACCCGGTCACCGTGCAGTTGGGACGCATCACCCAGCCCTTCCAGATCGCCCTGGGTAAGATCAGTCTCGGCGTGTTCGACGGCGTCTCCGCCCTGGATGACGTGACCTTCAGGAACTGCTCGATGCCCCCCGCTGTGAAGGCGTGtccggcacacacacacttccactgCACAGTAACCAAGGCGTGTGTGGAGCATCTGCAGCTCTGCGACCTCGTGGACGACTGTGGAGACGGATCTGACGAGCAGGGCTGTT CTCCGGAGCTGCAGTGTAGCTTTGAACACGGGCTGTGCAGCTGGTCACAGGAGCAGAGCGGGGGGGACGCGTTCGACTGGACCCGTATCCAGGGCCCGACTCCCACCATAAACACAGGGCCCTGGAAGGACCACACGCTGGGCACCAGCTCCGGACACTACCTATACATCGAGTCCTCGTCCCCCCAGGAGTTTGAAGACTCGGCCGTGCTGCTGAGCCGGGTCTTCAGACCCACCGTCCAGCGGGGGGGCAGGAACCACTGCGTTTTCCGGTTCCACTACCATATGTTCGGGTCCCACGTGTTCTGCCTGGCCGTGTACATGAGGACCGCCGCTGAAGGCCGCGGACACATGCTGTGGGTCCGGTACGGAGCGCAAGGAAACCTGTGGCACCGGAAGACCCTCTACCTCACCAGCGCCAGGCCTTTCCAG ATTGTGATTGAGGGAAAAGTCGGAGATGATTTTAACGGAGACATCGCCATCGATGACCTTTCCTTCCTGGACTGTGAACCTCATGATG gTAATCTCCCCGATGCTAATACCACCATCCCTGCAGTCACCACTCCCCCCCCCACTGTTCCGCCCCACATCTGCCCTGATGGACAGTTTGCATGTGGGTCTTACAGGCAGTGTGTTCCCAACAGCGGAGTGTGTGACTTCAGATGGGACTGCTCTGATGGCTCAGATGAGTTAAACTGTG TGAGGGAACAGTGTGATTTTGAAGGCGGCGACACCTGTGGCTGGCAGAGCGACGACTCCTCTCTGAACTCGATTCACGCATTTCGCTGGTCACCTGTTCAAGGGGAGGGCATCCATGATGGAGAGCAGAACCACAGACCCATTAATGACCACACACT CGGCAGTCCAGAGGGCTGGTACTTATGCGCTGACAGTTCAAACGGCGGCTACGCTCAAACCACCGTCCTGCAGACGCCTGTTATCTCCTCCACCGGACCACAATGCACCCTGGTCTTCTGGTACCACATGAGCGGGTTCACAGTGGGATCCCTGCAG GTGCTGCTGAAGTACGGAAACACCTCTCATGAGGTCTGGTCTCAGTCTGGCAATCAGGGACACAAATGGAGGCGAGGGGAAATGTTTATAGGCATTGCAAACAACTTCCAG GTGGTGTTCAGGGCTAAGCGGGGGATCAGCTACATGGGCGACGTGGTGATCGATGACGTCAGCTTCCTGCActgcccccctcctcccccctcagaCCAGCCCTGCACACCTGATCAGTTCACCTGCAGCAACCGGCGCTGCATCGttctggatcagctgtgtgacTTCATCAACCACTGCGGGGACAACTCGGATGAGGACCCCTACATCTGCC AGGGCTTCGGTGCACGCTGCAGCTTTGAGTTTGACCTCTGTTCGTGGCGTCAGAGCCGTCTGGATGATTTCGATTGGCTGATTAAAGCCGGCAGCACCTCCACAGGTGGCACCGGGCCGTCCAGTGACCACACCCTCAGAGACCCATCCGGACACTACCTGTACCTGGAGGGGTCCTTCCCCCAGGCAGCCGGAGACTCCGCCCGCATCACAGGACCGCTGCTGAGCCGCCGGAGCAACCAGTGCAAG GTGCGTTTCTATTTCCACATGTCCGGAGAAGGCATCGGGACCCTCAGTGTGTTCAGAGGAAGTAAAGCAGGTCTCGATCTGCTGCTGAACCTGACGGGGGACCAGGGTCACTCGTGGCAGAGGATGGAGGTCCAGCTGAGCCACGAGGAAGACTTTCAGGTGGTGTTTGAGGGCATGGTGGGCCGAAACCAAAAGGGGGATATCTGCCTGGACGACATCAGCTTGTCTTCGGGATGTCTGCTCACCTCCTCACATGAAGAAGAGAGCtacactcctcttcctcctgcag GCTCCTGTCCTCCAGGCCTCCTGCCGTGTGAAAATGGCGGCTGCTTCACCCCGGGTCAGAGCTGTGACTTCACAGAGGACTGCAGCGACGGCTCTGATGAAAAGCATTGTGGGACTTCCTGCACCTTTGAGGATGGCCGCTGTGGCTGGAAGAGCTCCGTGGCCGACAACTTTGATTGGACGCTGGGGACGGGATCTGTGAAGAGCATCCGGCCTCCGTACGATCACACGCTGGGGGGCGAACGGG gtCACTTCATCTACCTGTCGGCCACACCTGTCGGCCTGAAAGGTGACAAAGCTCACATCCGGAGCTCCGTTTGGAAGCAGTCCAGTGCCATCTGCAAGCTCTCCTTCTGGTACTACATTTCCAACAAGGCCTGGGGAACCATCCGCCTGCTGATCAAG acggagaATGAGTTGTGGGTGGTGTGGAACAAAACGGGGCACCAAGGGAACAGATGGAACCGAGCCGAAGTCCCACTGAGGAACCTGAGGAACTTCCAGGTGATCTTCGAGGGGATCCGCTCCATGGACGTGAACGGGGGGGCTTCCCTGGACGACCTGGAGTTCAGAAACTGTTCCCCAG ACGCCGTGCAGCCCCTCAGTTGTCCGGCCCTCTCAGACTTTGTGTGTGACAGCGGACACTGCGTCGAGTCTCACCTGGTGTGTGACGGCAAGGCCGACTGTGCCGACGGGTCCGATGAGAAACACTGTG gcatctGTGACTTCAACATGGGTGCAGAGTGGTGGGAATACAGCTGTGGGTTTGACCAGGACTCTGAGGATGATTTTGATTGGATGATCGGTTGTCGCAGTGAGACTCCAGGAGCTGGACCTCCGAGTGACCACAGTCCTG GCGGTGATGGGAACTTCCTGTACATACGCTCAGCCACTCAGAGGGAAGGAGACGTTGCCAAGGTGATGACCAGCCGTCCGTTTCCCGCCAGCATCGGCCTGTGTCGCCTGCGCTTCTGGTTCTTCATGCACGGCTCTGACAGGATGGGAGCGCTGAAG gtcTTCACCTCCGGTCCCAGTGGCTCCAGTCTGCTGATGTGGGCCGCCACTGGTAACCACGGTAACCAGTGGAGGTACGCTAACGTTATCCTGTCCAACCCGGCGGCGTTCACAGTGACTTTCCAGGCGGAGGCGGGGGGGGACGTGTGGACAGACATCGCTCTGGATGACGTCTCGTTCACTGCAGAGTGCCGGGCAGGAG GGCCAGTTACCCCCCAGCCTCTGACCTGTGCTTGGGACCAGTACCAGTGCTTATACTCCCACCAGTGCATCCCTGCGAGCTGGAGGTGTGATGGAGATCTGGACTGTACCGATCAGTCTGATGAAGAGGAGTGTCCCGCTGTGGTCCCTGGGACTCTTCCTCCTCAGGATCAGTGTTACGCCGGACAGTTTCAGTGTTCGAATGCCGTCTGTCTGCCGACCGTCCTGCGCTGCGACGGCGTCTCCGACTGTCCCGACGGGGAGGACGAGAACAGCTGCC CGGTGCTGCAGTGCTTGCTGGGAGAGCTGCTGTGTGACAGTGGTCCTGGGTGTATTCCTCTTCAGAAACGCTGTGACGGATCTGCAGACTGTCAGCCGTTCCTCTCTGATGAGTCCAGCTGCGACG aatGCCCTCCTCAGTACTGCCTGAATCAGGGCTCCTGCTACTCAGGGAGGAACGGACCTGTTTGTAT GTGTTTTCCAGGCTGGACAGGAAACCGCTGCCATGTGAAGGAGAAGCCGGCCTTATCCACCGTGACACCTGAACCAGAGGACACCCAGCTGG ACTCTGTTTATGTTGGCATCGGCAttgggctgctgctgctggtagcCGGACTCTCCGTCTGCACGCTGGTTTTACTAAGGAAGAGATGCTGCCCAGC AAAGCCGAACAACTACGGCGTGATGGACAACCAAAGCTGTGGCTGGAGAGCAGAG CTCCCGTGCCCTGAGACACCAGGCTGTTGTCCCAGAGTTATTAACCCCAGCAGCAGCGGGGACGCTCGGGGGCTCTCCATCAGCGTTTACCCCTGGAAGAGGGAGGTGGAG CAGGGTTCCTCCTGGAGAGACGGCAAGCTGTCTTTCGCCAACCCGCTGTACAATTACCCCCCCGACAGCAAGAGCTCTAAAGCATAA
- the malrd1 gene encoding MAM and LDL-receptor class A domain-containing protein 1 isoform X2 encodes MMLLLAFSLVFTPLCDAVCSAQEFTCSQGLCLPQDYVCDFTDDCGDYSDEKNCSGYKRCDFEDGFCDLIQSSEFGWIRTTEAPGLKQDHTNTSAHFLSLSPGNRTTADLISPVFLPSKTCQVTFYLYVGVDRADPQVLVQTLGQNKEVWKLSEPQRETWQRISITFSSDHSFQVLICGRLPSDSPASEVVAIDDLSFSPGCVTAPESSPPPPPLPVCPPSMFPCSDGECIEESKVCDFTPHCPRGEDEASCPSECDFEGGSCGWYELTLGDGFDWVRGSSVEVPPDYHPPPLDHSTNSTKGHFMFILKNSSSLYPKAVLRGPWFKQSASGCSMSFWHYNSGFSVGAADMYLRIDGDQNQTVIWKTFYDQGPRWNPVTVQLGRITQPFQIALGKISLGVFDGVSALDDVTFRNCSMPPAVKACPAHTHFHCTVTKACVEHLQLCDLVDDCGDGSDEQGCSPELQCSFEHGLCSWSQEQSGGDAFDWTRIQGPTPTINTGPWKDHTLGTSSGHYLYIESSSPQEFEDSAVLLSRVFRPTVQRGGRNHCVFRFHYHMFGSHVFCLAVYMRTAAEGRGHMLWVRYGAQGNLWHRKTLYLTSARPFQIVIEGKVGDDFNGDIAIDDLSFLDCEPHDGNLPDANTTIPAVTTPPPTVPPHICPDGQFACGSYRQCVPNSGVCDFRWDCSDGSDELNCVREQCDFEGGDTCGWQSDDSSLNSIHAFRWSPVQGEGIHDGEQNHRPINDHTLGSPEGWYLCADSSNGGYAQTTVLQTPVISSTGPQCTLVFWYHMSGFTVGSLQVLLKYGNTSHEVWSQSGNQGHKWRRGEMFIGIANNFQVVFRAKRGISYMGDVVIDDVSFLHCPPPPPSDQPCTPDQFTCSNRRCIVLDQLCDFINHCGDNSDEDPYICQGFGARCSFEFDLCSWRQSRLDDFDWLIKAGSTSTGGTGPSSDHTLRDPSGHYLYLEGSFPQAAGDSARITGPLLSRRSNQCKVRFYFHMSGEGIGTLSVFRGSKAGLDLLLNLTGDQGHSWQRMEVQLSHEEDFQVVFEGMVGRNQKGDICLDDISLSSGCLLTSSHEEESYTPLPPAGSCPPGLLPCENGGCFTPGQSCDFTEDCSDGSDEKHCGTSCTFEDGRCGWKSSVADNFDWTLGTGSVKSIRPPYDHTLGGERGHFIYLSATPVGLKGDKAHIRSSVWKQSSAICKLSFWYYISNKAWGTIRLLIKTENELWVVWNKTGHQGNRWNRAEVPLRNLRNFQVIFEGIRSMDVNGGASLDDLEFRNCSPDAVQPLSCPALSDFVCDSGHCVESHLVCDGKADCADGSDEKHCGICDFNMGAEWWEYSCGFDQDSEDDFDWMIGCRSETPGAGPPSDHSPGGDGNFLYIRSATQREGDVAKVMTSRPFPASIGLCRLRFWFFMHGSDRMGALKVFTSGPSGSSLLMWAATGNHGNQWRYANVILSNPAAFTVTFQAEAGGDVWTDIALDDVSFTAECRAGGPVTPQPLTCAWDQYQCLYSHQCIPASWRCDGDLDCTDQSDEEECPAVVPGTLPPQDQCYAGQFQCSNAVCLPTVLRCDGVSDCPDGEDENSCPVLQCLLGELLCDSGPGCIPLQKRCDGSADCQPFLSDESSCDECPPQYCLNQGSCYSGRNGPVCMCFPGWTGNRCHVKEKPALSTVTPEPEDTQLDSVYVGIGIGLLLLVAGLSVCTLVLLRKRCCPAKPNNYGVMDNQSCGWRAELPCPETPGCCPRVINPSSSGDARGLSISVYPWKREVEGSSWRDGKLSFANPLYNYPPDSKSSKA; translated from the exons atgatgctgctgctggcctTCTCTCTGGTGTTCACCCCGCTGTGTGACGCAGTGTGTTCAGCTCAGGAGTTCACATGCTCTCAGGGCTTGTGTTTGCCTCAGGATTATGTGTGTGACTTCACGGACGACTGTGGAGATTACAGCGATGAGAAGAACT gcTCTGGATATAAGAGGTGTGATTTTGAGGATGGATTCTGTGACCTGATCCAGAGCTCAGAGTTCGGATGGATCAGAACAACTGAGGCTCCTGGACTCAAACAAGACCACACCAACACATCAG CCCACTTCCTGTCCCTTTCCCCCGGAAACAGAACCACTGCAGACCTGATCAGTCCCGTCTTCCTGCCCAGTAAAACCTGCCAG GTGACTTTCTACCTTTATGTCGGGGTGGATCGTGCAGATCCCCAGGTCTTGGTTCAGACACTGGGCCAGAACAAAGAGGTGTGGAAACTCTCAGAACCACAGAGGGAAACGTGGCAGCGGATATCAATTACATTCTCCAGCGATCACAGTTTTCAG GTTTTGATTTGTGGTCGACTTCCTTCTGACAGCCCAGCCTCTGAGGTTGTGGCCATCGATGACCTGTCCTTTAGTCCCGGCTGTGTGACTGCTCCTG AGAGCagtcctcctccgcctcctcttcctgtttgcCCTCCTTCCATGTTTCCCTGCAGCGATGGGGAGTGCATCGAGGAGAGCAAAGTGTGCGACTTCACCCCTCACTGTCCCCGAGGAGAGGACGAAGCAAGCTGCC CCTCTGAGTGTGACTTTGAGGGCGGGTCTTGCGGATGGTATGAGCTCACCCTCGGAGACGGCTTCGACTGGGTCAGAGGTTCTTCTGTGGAGGTTCCTCCCGACTACCACCCGCCCCCTCTGGACCACTCCACCAACAGCACTAAAG GCCATTTCATGTTCATACTGAAGAACAGCAGCAGTCTTTATCCAAAGGCTGTCCTCCGAGGACCCTGGTTCAAGCAGTCGGCCTCCGGGTGTAGCATGAGCTTCTG gCACTATAACTCTGGTTTCTCCGTGGGGGCTGCAGACATGTACCTCCGGATCGACGGAGACCAGAACCAGACGGTGATCTGGAAGACGTTCTACGATCAGGGTCCCCGCTGGAACCCGGTCACCGTGCAGTTGGGACGCATCACCCAGCCCTTCCAGATCGCCCTGGGTAAGATCAGTCTCGGCGTGTTCGACGGCGTCTCCGCCCTGGATGACGTGACCTTCAGGAACTGCTCGATGCCCCCCGCTGTGAAGGCGTGtccggcacacacacacttccactgCACAGTAACCAAGGCGTGTGTGGAGCATCTGCAGCTCTGCGACCTCGTGGACGACTGTGGAGACGGATCTGACGAGCAGGGCTGTT CTCCGGAGCTGCAGTGTAGCTTTGAACACGGGCTGTGCAGCTGGTCACAGGAGCAGAGCGGGGGGGACGCGTTCGACTGGACCCGTATCCAGGGCCCGACTCCCACCATAAACACAGGGCCCTGGAAGGACCACACGCTGGGCACCAGCTCCGGACACTACCTATACATCGAGTCCTCGTCCCCCCAGGAGTTTGAAGACTCGGCCGTGCTGCTGAGCCGGGTCTTCAGACCCACCGTCCAGCGGGGGGGCAGGAACCACTGCGTTTTCCGGTTCCACTACCATATGTTCGGGTCCCACGTGTTCTGCCTGGCCGTGTACATGAGGACCGCCGCTGAAGGCCGCGGACACATGCTGTGGGTCCGGTACGGAGCGCAAGGAAACCTGTGGCACCGGAAGACCCTCTACCTCACCAGCGCCAGGCCTTTCCAG ATTGTGATTGAGGGAAAAGTCGGAGATGATTTTAACGGAGACATCGCCATCGATGACCTTTCCTTCCTGGACTGTGAACCTCATGATG gTAATCTCCCCGATGCTAATACCACCATCCCTGCAGTCACCACTCCCCCCCCCACTGTTCCGCCCCACATCTGCCCTGATGGACAGTTTGCATGTGGGTCTTACAGGCAGTGTGTTCCCAACAGCGGAGTGTGTGACTTCAGATGGGACTGCTCTGATGGCTCAGATGAGTTAAACTGTG TGAGGGAACAGTGTGATTTTGAAGGCGGCGACACCTGTGGCTGGCAGAGCGACGACTCCTCTCTGAACTCGATTCACGCATTTCGCTGGTCACCTGTTCAAGGGGAGGGCATCCATGATGGAGAGCAGAACCACAGACCCATTAATGACCACACACT CGGCAGTCCAGAGGGCTGGTACTTATGCGCTGACAGTTCAAACGGCGGCTACGCTCAAACCACCGTCCTGCAGACGCCTGTTATCTCCTCCACCGGACCACAATGCACCCTGGTCTTCTGGTACCACATGAGCGGGTTCACAGTGGGATCCCTGCAG GTGCTGCTGAAGTACGGAAACACCTCTCATGAGGTCTGGTCTCAGTCTGGCAATCAGGGACACAAATGGAGGCGAGGGGAAATGTTTATAGGCATTGCAAACAACTTCCAG GTGGTGTTCAGGGCTAAGCGGGGGATCAGCTACATGGGCGACGTGGTGATCGATGACGTCAGCTTCCTGCActgcccccctcctcccccctcagaCCAGCCCTGCACACCTGATCAGTTCACCTGCAGCAACCGGCGCTGCATCGttctggatcagctgtgtgacTTCATCAACCACTGCGGGGACAACTCGGATGAGGACCCCTACATCTGCC AGGGCTTCGGTGCACGCTGCAGCTTTGAGTTTGACCTCTGTTCGTGGCGTCAGAGCCGTCTGGATGATTTCGATTGGCTGATTAAAGCCGGCAGCACCTCCACAGGTGGCACCGGGCCGTCCAGTGACCACACCCTCAGAGACCCATCCGGACACTACCTGTACCTGGAGGGGTCCTTCCCCCAGGCAGCCGGAGACTCCGCCCGCATCACAGGACCGCTGCTGAGCCGCCGGAGCAACCAGTGCAAG GTGCGTTTCTATTTCCACATGTCCGGAGAAGGCATCGGGACCCTCAGTGTGTTCAGAGGAAGTAAAGCAGGTCTCGATCTGCTGCTGAACCTGACGGGGGACCAGGGTCACTCGTGGCAGAGGATGGAGGTCCAGCTGAGCCACGAGGAAGACTTTCAGGTGGTGTTTGAGGGCATGGTGGGCCGAAACCAAAAGGGGGATATCTGCCTGGACGACATCAGCTTGTCTTCGGGATGTCTGCTCACCTCCTCACATGAAGAAGAGAGCtacactcctcttcctcctgcag GCTCCTGTCCTCCAGGCCTCCTGCCGTGTGAAAATGGCGGCTGCTTCACCCCGGGTCAGAGCTGTGACTTCACAGAGGACTGCAGCGACGGCTCTGATGAAAAGCATTGTGGGACTTCCTGCACCTTTGAGGATGGCCGCTGTGGCTGGAAGAGCTCCGTGGCCGACAACTTTGATTGGACGCTGGGGACGGGATCTGTGAAGAGCATCCGGCCTCCGTACGATCACACGCTGGGGGGCGAACGGG gtCACTTCATCTACCTGTCGGCCACACCTGTCGGCCTGAAAGGTGACAAAGCTCACATCCGGAGCTCCGTTTGGAAGCAGTCCAGTGCCATCTGCAAGCTCTCCTTCTGGTACTACATTTCCAACAAGGCCTGGGGAACCATCCGCCTGCTGATCAAG acggagaATGAGTTGTGGGTGGTGTGGAACAAAACGGGGCACCAAGGGAACAGATGGAACCGAGCCGAAGTCCCACTGAGGAACCTGAGGAACTTCCAGGTGATCTTCGAGGGGATCCGCTCCATGGACGTGAACGGGGGGGCTTCCCTGGACGACCTGGAGTTCAGAAACTGTTCCCCAG ACGCCGTGCAGCCCCTCAGTTGTCCGGCCCTCTCAGACTTTGTGTGTGACAGCGGACACTGCGTCGAGTCTCACCTGGTGTGTGACGGCAAGGCCGACTGTGCCGACGGGTCCGATGAGAAACACTGTG gcatctGTGACTTCAACATGGGTGCAGAGTGGTGGGAATACAGCTGTGGGTTTGACCAGGACTCTGAGGATGATTTTGATTGGATGATCGGTTGTCGCAGTGAGACTCCAGGAGCTGGACCTCCGAGTGACCACAGTCCTG GCGGTGATGGGAACTTCCTGTACATACGCTCAGCCACTCAGAGGGAAGGAGACGTTGCCAAGGTGATGACCAGCCGTCCGTTTCCCGCCAGCATCGGCCTGTGTCGCCTGCGCTTCTGGTTCTTCATGCACGGCTCTGACAGGATGGGAGCGCTGAAG gtcTTCACCTCCGGTCCCAGTGGCTCCAGTCTGCTGATGTGGGCCGCCACTGGTAACCACGGTAACCAGTGGAGGTACGCTAACGTTATCCTGTCCAACCCGGCGGCGTTCACAGTGACTTTCCAGGCGGAGGCGGGGGGGGACGTGTGGACAGACATCGCTCTGGATGACGTCTCGTTCACTGCAGAGTGCCGGGCAGGAG GGCCAGTTACCCCCCAGCCTCTGACCTGTGCTTGGGACCAGTACCAGTGCTTATACTCCCACCAGTGCATCCCTGCGAGCTGGAGGTGTGATGGAGATCTGGACTGTACCGATCAGTCTGATGAAGAGGAGTGTCCCGCTGTGGTCCCTGGGACTCTTCCTCCTCAGGATCAGTGTTACGCCGGACAGTTTCAGTGTTCGAATGCCGTCTGTCTGCCGACCGTCCTGCGCTGCGACGGCGTCTCCGACTGTCCCGACGGGGAGGACGAGAACAGCTGCC CGGTGCTGCAGTGCTTGCTGGGAGAGCTGCTGTGTGACAGTGGTCCTGGGTGTATTCCTCTTCAGAAACGCTGTGACGGATCTGCAGACTGTCAGCCGTTCCTCTCTGATGAGTCCAGCTGCGACG aatGCCCTCCTCAGTACTGCCTGAATCAGGGCTCCTGCTACTCAGGGAGGAACGGACCTGTTTGTAT GTGTTTTCCAGGCTGGACAGGAAACCGCTGCCATGTGAAGGAGAAGCCGGCCTTATCCACCGTGACACCTGAACCAGAGGACACCCAGCTGG ACTCTGTTTATGTTGGCATCGGCAttgggctgctgctgctggtagcCGGACTCTCCGTCTGCACGCTGGTTTTACTAAGGAAGAGATGCTGCCCAGC AAAGCCGAACAACTACGGCGTGATGGACAACCAAAGCTGTGGCTGGAGAGCAGAG CTCCCGTGCCCTGAGACACCAGGCTGTTGTCCCAGAGTTATTAACCCCAGCAGCAGCGGGGACGCTCGGGGGCTCTCCATCAGCGTTTACCCCTGGAAGAGGGAGGTGGAG GGTTCCTCCTGGAGAGACGGCAAGCTGTCTTTCGCCAACCCGCTGTACAATTACCCCCCCGACAGCAAGAGCTCTAAAGCATAA